In Gottschalkia purinilytica, the genomic stretch ATAATATTAATTAAGTTTTCCTACTTTAGAAAATGGATATATTCTATATATGACTTTACCTACGATCTTGTCATAGTCAACAAGACCTATTTCTTCACTTCTACTATCTATACTATTATTCCTATTATCTCCCATGACAAAGACCTTCCCTTTTGGTATTTTGTCTATTTCTACATCACCTATAGTTCCATATTCTTTTATATAGTTTTCATCGAGTTCTTTATCATTTACATATACTTTTCCATTCTTTATAGTTATTTTATCTCCCTCAAGTCCTATAACTCTTTTAATTAATTTTTTTGTACTACCTGACGTAAGTCTTTGAATTATGTTTAGACTTTTTAGCTCGCCCTCATTAAATTCTAAATCTGTTTTAAATACAATTATATCACCATGCTTAATATTTTTATTATTATTTAATATAACTAATCTATCATGCTCTACTAATGTAGGATTCATAGAAACACTATACACTTCTGTAGTATTTATAAAAGAAGTTATAGCGAATGCGATTCCAACTGATATTACAATACACTTAATCCACTCTAAAATCTCACTTTTCATTTTAGTCCACCTCTAATTTTATATAATTATAGCTTATTTAAAATTATTATAAAAATAGTTTAATTATTTTTATAATAATTTAATTATAGCAAAAATATACATATTATACCTCATATAATATCTTTAAGATTCTTTTATTTTTATTATATAGAATTATATTATTGTTACATAAGCACACTTTTATAAACTTTCTCTCTATCTTCTTATATATAATTTTTTTCATTAGTTTGGTAAACTATTTGATTTTTATTAAATCTCCATCATCAAATCCTGTTGTAATATTATCGACATTTAATATTGAATATTCATCTACCTTTTCTGAATTTATTATACTTTTTAGCGTTCTACATATAAGTTCTTCAAAATCTTCCCAATTTAATCTTATAGTTTGTCCTTCATTGAAAGTTAAATATTTTTGTTTTGGAACAAAGTCTTCATTACATGCCCATTCATCATCATCAATGTCATATTCATTAGATCCAATTAGATACACAGTATATCCATTTTCTGATTCAAAAATTCCAAAATTTAATGCTTTTATATTTTCATCTAAATCTTCTTCGTTTGATATTTGTGATATCCAGTTACTTAAAATATTTTTAAAAT encodes the following:
- the lepB gene encoding signal peptidase I translates to MKSEILEWIKCIVISVGIAFAITSFINTTEVYSVSMNPTLVEHDRLVILNNNKNIKHGDIIVFKTDLEFNEGELKSLNIIQRLTSGSTKKLIKRVIGLEGDKITIKNGKVYVNDKELDENYIKEYGTIGDVEIDKIPKGKVFVMGDNRNNSIDSRSEEIGLVDYDKIVGKVIYRIYPFSKVGKLN